Proteins encoded within one genomic window of uncultured Desulfobacter sp.:
- the fusA gene encoding elongation factor G, whose amino-acid sequence MSEEIKSMRNVAFAGHGGAGKTTLAEAMLFKAGVTNRLGRVEEGNTVMDFQPEETKKQQSINTSFIKYTHDKHVVTLMDTPGDQNFFSAAKTCFPVADSMAFVIDGVGGPSAMTEEAAASALEYNLPGFVIINKLDRERSDFSTAVAACDTSLKKKVIPVCYPIGTEDGFKGLVNIISGEAFEYDADGKATRIDIPADMADEIAADKEEFVENIAELDDDLLEKYLEGEELSGEEIKGAFRKGVLDAQFYPAICTSATKMIGVDVVFDFINDYMPSPLDRGAWAAKDADGNDVEVAPDPDAEFTGFVFATIVDPYAGRLSLFRVISGTLGKEGNVRNVTKDTKERFSQLLEIAGKEQKQITGALPGSIVAVAKLKSTLTGDTLTGGKNIQIPAPAPLPPCISFAISPKSKSDEDKIHEAVRKILEEDTGLTLRREEETRQTILSGRGLVHIEVTAEKIQRKFNVGMEIATPKVAFRETFKKKVRVQGKHKKQSGGHGQYGDCWIELEPLPKGSGYEFVDKIVGGVIPKNYIPAVEAGIREAMQKGILAGFPCVDFRTTLDFGSYHAVDSSEMAFKTAGSLAFKNAAAEAKAVLLEPIMKVSVKAPDDATGDIMGDMNSRRGRVLGMDSEGDKQIINALVPMSEMLRYAPDLGSMTGGRGTFTMEFEQYDEVPPDLAKKIIDQVTAEKEG is encoded by the coding sequence ATGAGCGAAGAAATCAAATCCATGAGGAATGTGGCTTTTGCGGGCCATGGAGGTGCGGGCAAGACAACTCTTGCTGAGGCTATGCTTTTCAAGGCCGGGGTAACGAATCGCCTTGGCAGGGTTGAAGAGGGAAATACCGTAATGGATTTCCAGCCTGAAGAAACAAAGAAGCAGCAAAGTATTAATACATCATTTATTAAATATACGCATGATAAGCATGTCGTTACTTTGATGGATACCCCCGGGGACCAAAATTTCTTTTCTGCTGCCAAAACATGTTTTCCTGTAGCCGACAGTATGGCTTTTGTCATTGATGGTGTTGGCGGACCTTCCGCCATGACCGAGGAAGCAGCAGCTTCTGCCCTGGAATATAATCTGCCAGGTTTTGTTATCATCAACAAACTTGACCGTGAACGTTCTGATTTCAGCACTGCGGTTGCCGCGTGCGATACGTCTCTTAAGAAGAAAGTCATTCCCGTATGCTATCCCATTGGAACAGAAGACGGGTTTAAAGGCCTTGTAAATATCATTTCCGGTGAAGCCTTTGAATATGACGCCGACGGTAAGGCCACAAGAATAGATATCCCGGCGGATATGGCAGATGAAATTGCCGCTGACAAGGAAGAATTCGTTGAAAATATCGCAGAGCTTGATGATGATCTGCTTGAAAAATATCTGGAAGGCGAAGAACTAAGCGGAGAAGAGATTAAAGGCGCTTTCAGAAAAGGCGTTCTTGATGCTCAATTTTATCCGGCGATCTGCACATCCGCCACAAAGATGATCGGCGTTGATGTGGTATTTGACTTTATCAATGACTATATGCCTTCCCCCCTTGACCGCGGTGCATGGGCAGCCAAAGATGCCGATGGCAACGATGTGGAAGTGGCACCGGATCCAGATGCTGAATTTACAGGATTTGTATTTGCCACCATCGTTGACCCCTATGCAGGACGGCTGTCTCTTTTCCGGGTAATCTCCGGAACACTTGGCAAGGAGGGCAATGTCCGCAATGTAACCAAGGACACCAAGGAACGTTTTTCACAGCTTCTTGAAATTGCCGGCAAAGAACAAAAACAGATTACAGGCGCATTGCCCGGGTCCATTGTGGCCGTTGCAAAACTGAAAAGCACCCTGACAGGGGATACCCTGACCGGCGGCAAAAATATTCAGATTCCGGCACCGGCACCCTTGCCTCCGTGCATCTCCTTTGCTATTTCACCCAAGTCCAAAAGCGACGAAGATAAAATTCATGAAGCCGTGCGCAAAATCCTTGAAGAGGATACCGGCCTGACCCTGCGTCGCGAGGAAGAGACCCGTCAGACCATTCTGTCCGGGCGCGGCCTGGTTCATATCGAAGTTACGGCGGAAAAAATCCAGCGTAAATTTAATGTGGGTATGGAGATTGCTACACCCAAGGTTGCCTTTCGTGAAACCTTTAAGAAAAAAGTTCGGGTCCAGGGCAAACATAAAAAACAGTCCGGCGGCCATGGTCAGTATGGGGACTGCTGGATCGAGCTTGAACCCCTACCCAAAGGCTCCGGCTATGAATTCGTGGATAAAATTGTGGGCGGCGTGATTCCCAAAAACTACATTCCTGCGGTTGAGGCAGGTATCCGGGAAGCCATGCAGAAAGGTATTCTGGCAGGATTCCCTTGTGTGGATTTCCGTACCACCCTGGATTTTGGTTCCTACCATGCTGTTGACTCGTCTGAAATGGCATTTAAAACGGCTGGATCCCTGGCATTTAAAAATGCCGCAGCCGAGGCCAAAGCCGTTTTACTTGAACCCATTATGAAGGTATCGGTCAAGGCGCCTGATGATGCCACAGGCGATATCATGGGTGATATGAACTCCAGACGCGGCCGGGTGCTCGGCATGGATTCCGAAGGAGACAAACAGATTATCAACGCACTGGTTCCCATGTCCGAAATGCTTCGGTATGCACCGGATTTAGGCTCCATGACCGGTGGCCGCGGAACCTTTACCATGGAGTTTGAGCAGTATGATGAAGTACCGCCGGATCTGGCCAAAAAGATTATTGACCAGGTCACTGCTGAAAAAGAAGGTTAA
- a CDS encoding EAL domain-containing protein gives MIEKINFQRLDLMPYEQAISSIIGQDSGFGIIRIEDETPYLIWESGRSSLLQNLIADIRQLDSAPVKPDLNEPTTRLKNHCPPSHDLLIEELELDFWDTQFFFCGLTPAQRVSDVDLNTVSLFFPHIAKCLEVYINLHLENDQMALELGRHYEELNLIYQTEDYSKEMAGTTETLNRVVEDMSAFMDVDAAFLIIPDMKKWIFHATRETGIVENEAGIKEMARSGFKEIKQDIKTIVLNLEELKNRKYLRMKEPFLIILSPIQNSDKEPIGALGCVRKPDAPNFKTGDRKLVDALSQRAGKIVLMDLDPMTGLNTRNNYENNLKEVLTRPARKNDHAVACLINIDQFRLINDAYGVTVADEILKQVSQLLKSHVRNRDCIARLEGDKFALILRGMRSVTDGWNILERIRSDIAEKNFQVGNSIIHITVRIGFVILADPVNHVAQVNATVDIAAEEAKEKGGNSIKLYEEGGCRLQEKMDQARYATQIEALMEQGRFVLFSQPIVPLHGDRMYYEILIRLLDDDQKILPPFRFLPAAEAYNKMPFIDRWVIENTCKCLEENASTLKDLDISWGINLSGQSLQDETFINFFLVFLSNLSIPSSWVHFEITETTAIRNFSKVIEVIEQIKHMGFEISLDDFGTGYSSFEYLQQLPVSHLKIDGSFIKDLETNRFNQVAVKSIADIAKFLEIKTIAEFVENQNILDFLKKLKVNYAQGYHTGRPMALADTLKQLEK, from the coding sequence ATGATTGAAAAAATTAATTTTCAACGGCTCGATTTAATGCCCTATGAACAGGCGATCTCGTCAATTATAGGGCAAGATTCCGGTTTTGGTATTATCCGTATTGAAGACGAAACGCCATATCTGATCTGGGAATCCGGCCGGTCATCTTTGCTGCAGAACCTGATTGCCGATATTCGTCAACTCGACAGTGCTCCGGTAAAACCGGATCTGAATGAACCCACCACCCGGTTAAAAAATCACTGTCCCCCATCCCATGACCTGTTGATTGAAGAGCTGGAACTGGATTTTTGGGACACTCAATTTTTTTTTTGTGGACTAACGCCGGCCCAGAGGGTATCCGACGTTGATCTGAATACGGTTTCCCTTTTTTTCCCTCATATCGCCAAGTGTCTGGAAGTTTATATCAATCTGCACCTCGAAAATGACCAGATGGCTCTGGAACTTGGTCGTCACTATGAAGAGCTCAATCTGATCTACCAGACCGAGGACTATTCAAAGGAGATGGCCGGCACTACGGAAACCCTTAACCGTGTTGTGGAAGACATGTCGGCTTTCATGGATGTGGATGCGGCATTTCTCATCATCCCTGACATGAAAAAATGGATTTTTCATGCAACCCGGGAAACCGGGATTGTTGAAAATGAAGCCGGGATTAAGGAGATGGCAAGAAGCGGGTTCAAAGAGATAAAACAGGACATAAAAACCATTGTCTTGAATTTGGAAGAATTGAAGAACCGCAAGTACCTGAGAATGAAAGAACCGTTCTTAATAATATTGTCTCCGATTCAAAATTCGGACAAAGAGCCTATCGGTGCATTGGGCTGTGTCCGGAAACCGGACGCTCCCAATTTTAAAACGGGTGACCGGAAACTTGTGGATGCACTAAGCCAGCGCGCCGGCAAAATTGTCCTCATGGATCTGGATCCCATGACAGGGCTGAACACCCGCAACAACTATGAGAATAATCTCAAAGAAGTTCTGACCCGCCCGGCCCGAAAGAATGACCACGCAGTTGCATGTCTCATCAATATCGACCAGTTCCGCCTCATCAATGATGCATATGGCGTTACCGTTGCCGATGAGATTTTAAAGCAGGTTTCCCAGTTACTCAAATCACACGTCAGAAACCGGGACTGCATTGCCCGGCTGGAAGGCGACAAGTTTGCCCTGATCCTCAGGGGAATGCGGTCCGTGACCGACGGCTGGAATATTCTTGAACGAATCCGAAGCGATATTGCCGAAAAAAATTTTCAAGTGGGCAACAGCATCATCCATATCACTGTCCGCATAGGATTTGTTATTCTTGCCGATCCCGTTAATCATGTTGCACAAGTCAATGCTACGGTGGATATTGCAGCAGAAGAAGCCAAGGAAAAAGGCGGCAACAGCATTAAACTTTATGAAGAAGGCGGATGCAGGCTCCAGGAAAAAATGGACCAGGCCCGGTATGCCACCCAGATTGAAGCGCTCATGGAACAAGGCAGATTTGTATTGTTTTCACAACCCATTGTCCCCCTGCATGGTGATAGAATGTATTATGAAATTCTGATCCGGCTACTGGACGACGATCAGAAAATTCTGCCACCCTTCAGGTTTCTTCCGGCGGCTGAAGCCTATAACAAAATGCCATTTATTGACCGGTGGGTCATCGAAAACACCTGTAAGTGTCTTGAAGAAAACGCATCCACGTTAAAGGATCTTGATATATCATGGGGCATCAACCTGTCGGGCCAGTCACTTCAGGATGAGACATTTATTAATTTTTTTCTGGTTTTTTTATCCAACTTGTCCATCCCCTCCTCCTGGGTCCATTTTGAAATCACAGAAACCACTGCCATCCGAAATTTCTCAAAGGTAATAGAAGTTATCGAACAGATTAAGCATATGGGGTTTGAAATCTCCTTGGATGATTTCGGCACCGGTTACAGTTCTTTTGAGTACCTGCAGCAGCTGCCGGTTTCCCATCTGAAAATTGACGGCTCGTTCATTAAGGATCTGGAAACCAACCGATTCAACCAGGTGGCGGTCAAGTCCATTGCGGATATTGCAAAATTTCTGGAAATCAAAACCATTGCCGAATTTGTTGAAAACCAGAACATCCTCGATTTTTTAAAAAAACTTAAGGTAAACTACGCCCAGGGCTACCATACCGGCAGACCCATGGCTCTGGCCGATACTTTAAAGCAACTCGAAAAATAG
- a CDS encoding ATP-binding protein yields MTFHNTTKRKVFLMLLTVFMCVGIMLTFQMRFEQKKMKANLVLRKDGQNTVKLISLAYEGFASKIQKAASAKDEHLFLKVLSQTVSNKKIAYIIIHRKDSADKPVIALPSADITRMIPATIQTASLSKPGFQIQDFTSPDQAAYIELSQPIYEQGDTFAVVRLGIKPDQSGFFKVKNLILPLQMLFFIGMGMVCIYYWFMLMFRPLRQVINETGAGRVGHRDLRTNISTMIMGLETLMTDLMSKKQEAEQEKNALEAKMKIIEYENNQLFDILNSLDFGILLIDTKNNLFFINDFFLTLLNKERPPLMNQTVFEVLDHSGLNTFIRQLRLIEHDSLNFQMEVTFPDTRPEQTFMVSAHPLIDHDDTLFGRVVKLTDISQEKATEKSQKDFMNHIAHELRTPLTNIKAYNEMIMDGEIEDQEMQKEFFNTINDETNRLSDLIKSILELAETEMGQMTAKKEMVKTQWLVESTINAVEAMALEKGIALTTHLPDNLPNISGDKEMLKAALINVLGNAVKYTPEGGSAIFSLRETRDMVCFEVEDTGYGIEQKDLPHVFEKFYRSENDQVAAQTGSGLGLAITAEIVKSHGGTIEVSSELTKGSKFTITIPKGDLQIG; encoded by the coding sequence ATGACATTTCACAATACAACTAAAAGAAAAGTCTTTCTCATGTTACTGACGGTTTTTATGTGCGTCGGTATCATGTTGACCTTTCAGATGCGGTTTGAGCAAAAAAAAATGAAAGCCAACCTGGTGCTCAGAAAAGACGGACAAAATACTGTAAAACTGATCAGCCTTGCCTATGAAGGATTTGCATCAAAAATACAAAAGGCTGCATCTGCAAAGGATGAACATCTATTCTTAAAAGTACTTTCCCAGACCGTTTCCAATAAAAAAATAGCCTATATCATCATCCACCGCAAAGACAGTGCAGATAAACCCGTCATAGCCCTTCCTTCTGCCGATATCACCCGGATGATTCCGGCAACCATCCAAACCGCGTCATTGTCCAAACCCGGATTTCAAATACAGGATTTTACCTCTCCGGATCAAGCTGCATATATTGAATTGTCTCAACCCATCTATGAGCAAGGGGACACATTTGCGGTAGTCCGGTTGGGCATAAAACCTGACCAATCCGGCTTTTTTAAAGTCAAAAATCTGATTTTACCCCTCCAGATGTTGTTCTTCATTGGAATGGGAATGGTCTGCATTTATTACTGGTTTATGCTCATGTTCAGACCGCTCCGGCAAGTTATAAATGAAACCGGAGCCGGGCGTGTTGGGCACAGAGACCTGCGGACCAATATCAGTACCATGATAATGGGACTTGAAACACTTATGACCGATCTTATGAGCAAGAAACAGGAAGCGGAACAGGAAAAAAATGCCCTTGAGGCCAAAATGAAAATCATTGAATACGAAAACAATCAGTTGTTCGATATCTTAAACAGCCTGGATTTTGGCATTTTGCTCATTGACACCAAAAACAATCTGTTTTTTATCAATGACTTTTTTCTTACCCTGTTGAACAAAGAACGTCCTCCCCTGATGAATCAAACTGTTTTTGAGGTGCTGGACCACTCTGGTCTGAACACATTCATCCGGCAGCTCAGGCTTATCGAACACGACTCCCTTAATTTCCAAATGGAGGTCACGTTCCCCGACACCCGGCCGGAACAGACCTTCATGGTATCAGCGCACCCCCTCATAGATCATGACGACACACTATTTGGCCGGGTTGTTAAACTTACGGACATCTCCCAGGAAAAAGCGACTGAAAAATCCCAGAAAGATTTCATGAACCACATTGCCCATGAACTGCGCACCCCTTTGACCAATATCAAGGCCTATAACGAAATGATCATGGACGGAGAAATTGAAGACCAGGAAATGCAAAAAGAGTTTTTCAATACGATTAATGATGAGACAAACCGGCTTTCAGACCTGATCAAAAGTATTTTGGAGCTTGCCGAAACCGAGATGGGACAGATGACGGCGAAAAAAGAGATGGTCAAAACCCAATGGCTGGTTGAAAGCACCATAAACGCTGTTGAAGCAATGGCCCTGGAAAAAGGCATTGCCTTGACCACCCATCTGCCGGATAATTTGCCCAACATATCCGGTGATAAGGAAATGCTCAAAGCCGCCCTGATCAATGTGCTGGGCAATGCCGTCAAATACACCCCGGAAGGCGGAAGCGCGATCTTTTCCCTCCGGGAAACCAGGGATATGGTCTGTTTTGAAGTGGAAGACACCGGATACGGCATTGAGCAAAAAGACCTGCCCCATGTGTTTGAAAAATTTTACCGGTCGGAAAACGATCAGGTTGCAGCCCAGACTGGATCGGGTTTAGGGCTTGCGATTACCGCTGAAATTGTCAAATCCCACGGTGGAACAATAGAAGTGTCCAGCGAACTGACAAAAGGCAGCAAATTTACCATCACCATACCAAAGGGAGACCTTCAGATTGGATAA
- a CDS encoding response regulator has protein sequence MDKSEKTILIIDDEAHIRRILELKCRNAGFRVVSAKNGVQGLDIIKQENPDVVISDINMPKMNGQELCRLSNPMKATAPFLTIIVTARITSDNEAWVNEMTDTVLMEKPFSPSKILETVDQYLAKGEI, from the coding sequence TTGGATAAATCAGAAAAAACAATTCTCATCATTGACGACGAGGCCCATATCCGCAGAATTCTGGAGCTTAAATGCCGCAACGCAGGTTTCAGGGTGGTATCGGCGAAAAACGGAGTACAAGGTCTTGACATCATAAAACAAGAGAATCCGGACGTTGTTATATCCGATATAAATATGCCCAAAATGAACGGCCAGGAACTGTGCCGTCTCTCAAATCCGATGAAAGCAACCGCACCTTTTTTAACCATCATCGTTACGGCCCGGATCACGTCGGATAATGAGGCGTGGGTAAATGAGATGACCGATACGGTATTGATGGAAAAACCATTCAGTCCCTCCAAAATTCTTGAAACCGTCGATCAGTACCTGGCTAAAGGAGAGATCTGA
- a CDS encoding STAS domain-containing protein, which translates to MEPGRPLEPTREITVRNINGKTVLAPVAALTQKNAGQLESLLTLLLKKNITEIVLDLDQVPFFDSKALEILVDAQKNLKSKNGTLLLSNLNDVCRDILICARLINQFGIMNQTYYRS; encoded by the coding sequence ATGGAACCCGGCCGGCCTTTAGAACCAACCAGGGAAATCACCGTCCGTAACATCAATGGTAAAACCGTGCTGGCCCCGGTTGCAGCCCTGACTCAAAAAAACGCCGGTCAGCTCGAATCTCTGCTCACCCTTTTGCTCAAAAAAAACATTACTGAAATCGTCCTGGATCTGGACCAAGTTCCTTTTTTTGATTCCAAGGCCCTGGAAATTCTTGTGGACGCCCAGAAAAATCTTAAATCAAAAAACGGAACCCTGCTGTTGTCAAATCTCAATGATGTCTGCCGGGATATCCTGATCTGTGCAAGACTAATCAACCAGTTTGGCATTATGAACCAGACGTACTACCGATCATAA
- a CDS encoding ATPase, T2SS/T4P/T4SS family translates to MKLGELLVAKGKLTMERLYELLQLQKQTGKSLGHILVAEKILTPEELNQSLSEQLGVPHAWIRKGMVDPAIVHVLPKEKAVQFNVIPMFKVHNVLTVATSDPHNFFNQEKIQEITGLEIQMVLTRDSDIQNAIKECYQAEAEIDDVMTSLEEGSVDVVAAPVETSIAEISKMADGSPVINLTNLILLKSIRANASDIHIEPQQKEFRVRARVDGVLYELLTHRMERHSAVVSRLKIMANLDISERRLPQDGRIQVTVDGRRIDLRFSSIPGYFGEKLVIRILDKNQSILDINRLGFAPDILNRFKELVRKPYGLIIVCGPTGSGKTTTLYGATNMLNTPDKNIVAIEDPVEYQMEGVNQISVNAPIGLTFAKILKHVLRQDPDIILLGEIRDRETAEIAIQASLTGHLVLTTLHTNDSPSAITRLLEMGIEPYLISSSLLASMGQRLVRSICPSCKTDYYPPKEVLKILGFDESEKKKFQRGKGCTECLDSGYKGRIGIHELLVNDNDLQRLILANPTIDKIKENLAARNHQSLKHDGFNKVLQGLTTLEEIQRVTLTDDL, encoded by the coding sequence ATGAAGCTTGGTGAGCTTCTTGTGGCCAAGGGAAAGCTCACCATGGAAAGACTGTATGAATTGCTCCAACTGCAAAAACAGACGGGAAAAAGCCTGGGGCACATTCTGGTGGCTGAAAAAATCCTGACTCCGGAGGAGCTGAACCAGTCTCTGTCTGAACAGTTGGGTGTTCCCCATGCCTGGATTCGTAAAGGCATGGTAGACCCGGCCATTGTCCATGTCCTGCCCAAGGAAAAAGCGGTCCAGTTCAATGTGATCCCAATGTTTAAAGTCCATAATGTCCTTACGGTTGCCACCAGCGATCCCCACAATTTCTTTAACCAGGAAAAAATTCAAGAGATTACCGGCTTGGAAATACAGATGGTCCTGACCCGGGATTCCGATATCCAAAATGCCATCAAAGAATGCTACCAGGCTGAAGCTGAAATCGACGACGTTATGACCAGCCTGGAAGAAGGGTCTGTGGATGTAGTGGCCGCCCCGGTGGAAACGTCCATAGCTGAAATCTCCAAAATGGCTGACGGCAGTCCGGTCATCAACCTGACCAACCTGATCCTGCTTAAATCCATCCGGGCCAATGCCAGCGACATCCACATCGAACCCCAGCAAAAGGAGTTCCGGGTAAGGGCCAGGGTCGACGGTGTGCTGTATGAACTTTTAACCCACCGCATGGAACGGCATTCAGCTGTGGTGTCCCGGTTGAAGATTATGGCCAACCTGGACATTTCAGAGCGGCGGCTTCCACAGGATGGGCGGATCCAGGTTACCGTGGACGGACGGCGCATTGACCTGCGTTTTTCCTCCATTCCCGGGTATTTCGGAGAAAAGCTGGTCATCCGGATTTTGGACAAAAATCAGTCCATTCTGGACATCAACCGTTTGGGATTTGCCCCGGATATTCTAAACAGGTTCAAGGAACTGGTCAGAAAGCCCTACGGCCTGATCATTGTCTGCGGACCTACAGGCTCAGGTAAAACCACGACCCTTTACGGCGCCACAAACATGCTCAACACCCCGGACAAAAACATTGTGGCCATTGAAGATCCGGTGGAATATCAGATGGAAGGGGTTAACCAGATATCGGTCAATGCGCCCATCGGCTTGACCTTTGCCAAAATCCTAAAGCATGTCCTGCGCCAGGATCCGGACATCATCCTTTTGGGAGAGATACGGGACCGGGAAACCGCGGAGATTGCCATACAGGCGTCCTTGACCGGGCATCTTGTGCTCACCACGCTTCATACCAATGACAGCCCCAGTGCCATCACAAGACTTCTAGAAATGGGCATTGAACCGTATTTGATCTCCTCCTCCCTGCTGGCCTCCATGGGACAGCGCCTCGTCCGCTCCATCTGCCCCTCGTGCAAAACCGACTATTATCCGCCTAAAGAGGTTTTAAAAATTTTGGGGTTTGATGAGTCGGAAAAAAAGAAGTTCCAGCGGGGAAAAGGGTGTACCGAATGCCTGGATTCGGGTTACAAAGGCCGGATCGGCATCCACGAACTTCTGGTCAACGACAACGATCTACAACGGTTGATTTTAGCCAACCCGACCATTGATAAAATTAAGGAAAACCTTGCGGCCCGGAATCATCAGTCTCTGAAACATGACGGATTTAATAAGGTTCTCCAGGGCCTGACCACACTGGAAGAAATCCAGCGGGTTACCCTGACCGATGATTTATAG
- a CDS encoding type II secretion system F family protein yields MPIDLNTSPKKTVEKPSAKRSFSSGKAIKSKDIVFFLTQLSMMLEVGISLSNAVSTIANQTGNAKFKAALLAMVDHIEEGNQLSDAMAIHPKIFKPVHINIIRSGETGGILNQALDNIIEIQEKNQGVMSQLKTALVYPSVLCVLAILVTIFVLVGILPKFMAFFEGKTDILPLTTQALMAASLILRNYWWACLIGVSAVVALGIYYLKSDVGKSHIDWLLINTPVVAKIANNVYTNLFLRIMGNMLSSNIPLSEALAIAEKSMTNRYYRRFVKTLHDNIEKGSSFAAGFLSNSHIQNSVKQMIFVGEEVGKLPAVMARLVKFYDMEIQQDFKKITSLIEPVALIFMGVVVWIIVSAVILPMFRLAGAIH; encoded by the coding sequence ATGCCTATTGACCTAAATACATCACCTAAAAAAACCGTTGAAAAGCCGTCCGCCAAACGATCCTTTTCCAGTGGAAAAGCGATCAAATCCAAAGACATCGTCTTTTTCTTAACCCAGTTATCCATGATGCTGGAAGTGGGAATCTCTTTGAGCAATGCCGTTTCAACCATTGCCAATCAGACCGGAAATGCCAAATTTAAAGCTGCACTCCTGGCCATGGTGGACCACATTGAAGAGGGCAACCAACTTTCCGATGCCATGGCAATCCATCCAAAAATTTTTAAGCCGGTCCACATCAATATCATCCGGTCCGGTGAAACCGGCGGCATCCTGAACCAGGCCCTGGACAATATTATTGAAATCCAGGAAAAAAATCAGGGTGTCATGTCCCAGCTCAAAACTGCCCTGGTCTATCCGTCGGTTCTCTGCGTATTGGCCATTCTGGTTACGATTTTCGTACTGGTGGGAATCCTTCCCAAATTTATGGCCTTTTTCGAGGGTAAAACAGACATTCTGCCCCTGACCACCCAAGCGCTCATGGCGGCAAGCCTTATCCTTCGCAATTACTGGTGGGCCTGCCTTATCGGGGTATCAGCAGTTGTGGCACTTGGGATTTATTATCTAAAATCCGATGTGGGAAAATCCCACATAGACTGGCTTTTAATCAACACCCCGGTGGTGGCAAAAATCGCCAATAATGTCTACACCAACCTGTTTTTAAGAATTATGGGCAACATGCTCAGCAGCAACATCCCCTTGAGCGAGGCTTTGGCCATCGCTGAAAAGTCTATGACAAACCGGTATTACCGTAGGTTTGTTAAGACCCTCCATGACAATATTGAAAAAGGGAGCAGCTTTGCAGCGGGATTCCTATCCAATTCCCATATCCAGAATTCCGTCAAGCAGATGATTTTCGTAGGCGAAGAAGTGGGGAAGTTACCGGCGGTCATGGCCAGGCTGGTGAAATTTTACGATATGGAAATCCAGCAGGATTTTAAAAAAATTACATCCTTAATTGAACCTGTAGCACTGATATTCATGGGTGTGGTGGTCTGGATCATTGTATCAGCAGTTATCCTGCCCATGTTCCGCCTGGCCGGTGCCATTCATTAG
- a CDS encoding type II secretion system protein: protein MKRHTKTSKHMASQKGFTLIEILIVVMVLGILAMIIVPQINVSTEDAKESTLSTNITALRNAIELYYHQHNGVYPGAVKVDGSASPTAAEAATAFVQQLTRYTEADGTVSVTKTADAKYGPYIKNGVLPTNPFNEMATVLCDVATTDITSKTSDATTGWKFYVITGNLMANDGDHDDL from the coding sequence ATGAAGCGACATACAAAAACCTCTAAACACATGGCTTCACAAAAAGGATTTACCCTTATTGAGATTTTGATTGTTGTCATGGTGCTGGGTATTCTGGCCATGATCATTGTTCCTCAGATCAATGTGTCAACCGAGGATGCCAAAGAATCTACTTTGTCCACCAACATCACGGCGCTGCGCAATGCCATTGAGCTTTACTATCACCAGCATAACGGTGTTTACCCTGGGGCGGTAAAAGTAGACGGTTCCGCTTCACCCACTGCGGCGGAAGCAGCCACCGCATTTGTTCAGCAGCTCACCCGGTATACAGAAGCGGACGGCACCGTATCCGTCACCAAAACCGCTGATGCCAAATACGGCCCCTACATTAAGAATGGTGTCCTACCAACCAATCCCTTTAACGAAATGGCCACCGTGCTCTGTGATGTCGCAACAACCGATATTACCAGCAAGACGTCCGACGCGACTACCGGGTGGAAGTTTTATGTCATTACCGGAAATCTCATGGCCAATGACGGAGACCATGACGATCTGTAA
- a CDS encoding prepilin-type N-terminal cleavage/methylation domain-containing protein, with product MKFFFRSSEGFTLFEILIALVILSTAIIPIMDAMAPSMASIPYLEKEIVLTNRARGTLNRIIALDFDTLTANVGNPVDITSLFGSITEGQKEIFTHFGVVYQPIIAIEDESGGDNTLLKLSVTLANLKLTTLKTNE from the coding sequence TTGAAATTTTTTTTTCGGTCATCCGAAGGCTTCACCCTGTTTGAAATTCTCATAGCCCTGGTTATTCTGAGCACAGCTATAATTCCCATCATGGATGCCATGGCCCCCTCGATGGCCTCCATCCCCTACCTGGAAAAGGAAATCGTGTTGACCAACCGTGCCAGAGGAACACTTAACCGGATAATAGCCCTGGATTTCGACACCCTTACAGCCAATGTAGGAAATCCTGTGGATATTACCTCTTTGTTCGGCAGTATAACCGAAGGACAAAAGGAGATCTTCACCCATTTCGGCGTTGTATATCAACCCATCATCGCCATTGAAGATGAATCCGGCGGTGACAATACGCTTTTAAAACTCAGCGTGACCTTAGCAAACCTGAAATTAACCACCCTGAAAACCAATGAATAA